Below is a window of Terriglobales bacterium DNA.
GACCGCGCCTAACAATACCAGCAGCGCAGGACGAAGATCGCCAACTACCTCCTCTTTAAGAGGCGTCACGATTAAGTCCTTGTTAGTTCCCGGAAATTGCTTTTCCAGCCGCGCTGTGATCGTAGCCATCTCTGCTCGCGCCTGCTCCAAAGACACTCCAGGCTTTAGGCGGGCAAACAGCCGCTTGCTGTTCACGACACGGTCTTCCGGATTGACCGGAAGCGGTCCCCACAATTCGGTGCGATTTGCCCATGATGGGAAAGCAAATCGAAATGTGGCCGGCATCACGCCAATCACTGCATAGGGCTCGCCATTGAACTCAAGGGTGCGGCCAAGCGCATCTTTGCTTCCGCCAAAATGGCGCTGCCAGAATCCATAACTGAGCACAACCTCGTGATCGTTTCCCACGCGGTCTTCGCCGGGCGTAAATGTCCTTCCCAAAATGGGCTTAACTCCCAGGACGGGAAATACGTCCGACGTGACGTGCATCGCGCTGACCTGCTCCGGCTTGTCGATGCCGGTCAGATTTGGACTCCAACCCTCGACCGCGCCCATGTTTTCAAAAACATGGTTGTCGCGCTTCCAATCGAGAAAATTCGCGGAACTTTGACCGCTGTGTCCTTCGCGAATGAAGGTGACCAGCCGGTCTGGATCGGCATACGGGAGCGGGCGCAGAAGCACAGTATTCACAACACTGAAGATCGCAGTATTCGCGCCGATGCCAAGCGCCAGCGTGAGCAGCGCGACGGCGGTGAATAGAGGAGACTTGGCTAGATTGCGCAGAGAATAGCGAAGATCCTGCAATAACGTTTCCATAATCATCCTGGTTGTCATTCCGAACGAAGCGAGGAATCCCTATTTCAGCCAGCGCTGGCTCTTATAGCATTCCTCTCTCCGCCTCTCCCAAAAGACGGGACAGGGCTGCGCTCGGAATGACAAGACGAATTTATTCATACCTCAGCGCCACGACGGGATCGACCTTGGTCGCTCGCCGCGCCGGCACGAACGCCGCAGCAGCAGCGACCAGCGATAACAGCCCGATCACAACCAGCAGCGAAATCGGATCGGTACTTCTCATCTCGAAGAGGAAGCTGTGCAGCAAACGGCCGCTGGCGAGCGATATTGGAATCCCTATCGCCAAACCAAGGGCAACCAGCCACATGCCCTCACGCAGAACGAGTTCGAGCACGTCATTCCGCGCGGCTCCCAACGCGATGCGCACGCCAATCTCTCGTGTCCGACCGGCAACCGTGTACGACATGATTCCGTAAAGCCCGACGCACGCCAGCAGCAACGCCAATCCACCGAAGAACGTCGAGAGCCTCGCCAGAACGATCTGGCTGTCGAGGTTCTGCTCCAAATTCTGACGGACGGTGTGCAGCGAAGTTAGTGGCAAATCTGGCGCGGTCTCCTTGATCATTTTGCGCACACTCGCCAACACCGCATTTGGATCTCCCTGCGTGCTGAGCTCATATATAAGCCGCAAGGGAGTCGCGTCCTGCTGAAACGCGAAGTAAAAGCGCGGCGGCACCGCTTCACGGAGGAAGTAGCCATGATCCTTTGTGTTCTTCGAGACGCCGATCACCGTGAACGGCTTGCCTTTTTCTTTCGGATCATCGATCTCGAACTGCCGTCCCAGCGGATTCTCGCCATGGAAGAAGTGTTTCATCATCGCCTGGTTGATCACTGCGACGCGTGTGGAAGTCAGCGTGTCCTGAGGGCCGATTGCGCGTCCGAGCAAGATCGGAACGCCGATCACCGCGAAATAGTCAGTGCCGACCTCATCCTCGTTTGCGTCGCGGCCCTGGCGCTCATTTGAGGTAAAGCCAGGAACGGTCAGTTGATTGTTGGTCTCCCCTCCGCCGAGGATTCCATTACGGGAATAGCTGACGCCGCGCACACTTGGGATCGTCGCCAGGCGATCGGCGAGTTGGGTTGCGAGCTGCCGTAAACGTTCACCTTCGTAGCCAACTGCGGACGGGCTTACCGAGGCGACAACGATGTGTCCGCTGTCATAGCCGAGATCCTGGGTGAGCAGCTTCTGCAGGCTGCGAACCAGCAGGCTCGCGGCGAAAAGAACAAGGAGCGACAGCGCGACCTGCCCGGCGACCAATCCTTTTCCCCAGCCAAGACGCGAGCGCGGCTCCTGCGATGCCGCAGAGCTATCTTTGAGCGTGGGACTGACCTGCACCTTGAGACTGCGTAAAGAAGGCACAAGTCCAAACAGAATGCCGGTCAGGATGCACGCGGCGCAGGTGAACGCCAGCACTCTGATATCTGGCGACATCGGCAGTGAGGCGGCGTCGCCGGAGCCGAACACCTTTACCAGCAGGCGCACTCCCCAAATCGCAAGCGTGGCGCCGCAGGCGCCGCCGCACAGCGCGAGCAGAATGCTTTCGGTCAGCAACTGCCGCAACAGCCTTCCTCGACTTGCTCCCAACGCCAGCCTCACCGCGATCTCTTTGCTGCGCGCCGTCGCTCGCGCCAGCAGAAGATTAGCGACGTTTACACAGGCAATCAGGAGTACTAGCCCAACAATGCCCATCAACAGGAGAAGAGGCGTCTCGTAATCGCCGCGAAATTCCGACAGCCCTGCTCCTCCGGCTGCGACTTTGATTCCTTCTTGGGCGATGTCTTTGCGGTCCTGTTCCGTGATGCTTGCACCGTAACTGCCTTTCAACGCCTGCTGCAGCACAACCGTAAGATTCGCTTTTGCGTGTTCTACGGTTATTCCCGGTTTGAGTCTGCCGATCACCGAGAGCCACGATGCGTTCGGGTTCTTGAGCAGCTTGGTTCCGCGGATGATCTCCTGCTGCATCGTGATTGGGATGAAGGCCTCAATCTGATCGCCGACCACGTCGCTTCTGAAGCCAGGCTGAGTCACGCCGACAACCGTGAATGGATATCCATTCAGGCGAATCTCCTTACCGATAATTGCCGGCGAAAGAGCAAACTTTCGCTGCCAATAGCCGTAGGCGAGTACCACAACGGGATTGGCATTCTCGGCAGTGTCGTCGCCGGTTGTGAATAGACGCCCGGCACCGGCATCGACGCCGAGCACGGAAAAGTAATTCCCGCTCACCAGTCGTCCGGCAATTACTTCGTCGGAAGCACCACCCACGCTGCTTGAATCAACTTCGATGTGGTGCTGCGTCCCCGCAGCGAGCAGACCGCTGAAGACATCGTTGTGATCGCGCAGTTCTCGGTATAGCGGATAAGAGAAATAGTTTGTCTCGGGCGTGCCATTCTGGCGATCGTTCACCAGCGCAGGATCGCCGACGATCACCAATTGCTCCGGCGACTTAACTGGGAGCGATTTCAGCAAGAGCGCATTCACGAACGTAAATATCGCGGTGTTCGCTCCGATGCCGAGGGCCAGAGTGATCACCGCAACTGCAGTGAAGGCCGGGCTCTTGGCCAGCATGCGAAATCCGTAACGGATGTCCTGGAAAAGAGTTTCCATAAGCTCCTCATCGGGTCATCGGGTGTTGCCTCAACTTCACCCGATCACCCGATGGCCCGCTCACCCGATTCCTTCACTCGTGTCTCAACGCCTGCACTGGATTGATCCTGGTCGCTCTGCGGGCAGGCACACCACTCGCCAGCAAGGCCACGAACGCGAGCGTCGCCGCGACCGCCATGAACGTCACCGGATCGGTTGCTTTAATTCCGAACAGTTGATCTGCCAACACACGCGACAAACCAAACGAGAGCCCGACCGCCAAAACGATCCCAACCGCCAGGCCAACAGCGATCAATCGGAACGCCTGTTTGGCAATCATCAGCATCACCTGCTCGCGATCGGCGCCGAGCGCAATCCGAATTCCGATCTCCTGCGTTCGCTGTGTGACCGAGTACGACATCACTCCGTAAATGCCGATTACGGCCAGAATCAGAGCGAGGCCGGCGAAGGTCATCAACAGTGACATCGAAATTCGCCGCGATCCCAGCGAATCGGAGACTATTTGATCCATAGTCTCTGTCCCAGCGATTGGCTGATCGGGATCTACATGCATGACTACGCTGCGTACGATGGATGTGAGCGAGAGCGGATCGCTGCCGGCGCTTCGCAACATCAACATGCGGTAATTCAATGCGTGCCTGCCTGTGTGCTGCGCGAAGGGAACGTAAATTTCCATCGGGGTCGCTGCTTCGAGGTTGTCGTGCTTCACGTCGCCAACAACGCCGACAATCGTTAACCACGGAGATTTCTTCAGGTCAGCAGACATCAGCTCTGGGGGCCCGCCAATTCGAAACTTCCGTCCGATAGGATCTATGCCGCCGAAGTTCCGCCGCGCGAACTCGCGGCTGACCAGAGCCACTGGAAGTGTCGAATCGTTGTCCGATTCCAAAAACTGCCGCCCTTCCAAAATGGGAATTTCCATGGCTGTGAAGTAGCCTGGGCTGGCATGGTAAATGCGCGTGCTTGGGATTTCTCCGGCCGACGGCACAGGCTTGCCTTCGAGCAAGAAATCCGTATCCCATTCATTGCCGCTTAGCGGCATCGGCCAAATGGCGCTCGCGGTCTTCACTCCCGGCTGGGTGCGCAGGTTGCGAAGGACCTCGTCAAAGAAGACTTCCGTTTGCTCCGGCGTCGAATATTTCTTTTCCGGAAGCGCGATCTCTGCCGTCAACACCTGGCGTGAATCAAATCCCGGATCAACATGAAGGACGCGCACGAAGCTGCGAATCAGTAATCCAGCGCCTACCAACACCGCTAGCGACAGCGCAATTTCCGAGATTACGAGAGCACTCCGCAACCGCTGCTTGCGCATTCCTGCGGAAGAGGTGATTCCTTCTTTTAATGACCCGGCAAACCTCCGAGCGCTCGCTTGCAGCGCCGGCAGCACTCCAAACAGGACTCCCGTCACGACGGAGATTGTCAGAGTGAAGAGCAGCACAGCAGCGTCAACATGAATCTCCTGCACCCGCGGCAACGCATCCGGTGCGGAAGCGACAACGAACTTCACACCCGCAATGGCAAGCGCAATTCCTCCTACTCCTCCGATGAGGGCGAGGAGAACGCTCTCCGTAAGCAACTGACGAATGATCCGAGAACGTGCAGCACCGAGCGCGGAGCGAATGGCCAACTCCCGCTCGCGCAAACTGGCGCGCGTCAACAAGAGATTCGCGATGTTTGCGCAGGCAATCAGCAGAACGAAGCCGACCGCGCCGAACAGCATCAGCAGCACCGGACGCGCGCCGCCCACCACGCGGTCCTGCAGTAGTTGTGCGGCGACGGAGACGTTCTTGTTCGACTGCGGATACTGTTGTTCGAGCGCCGCCGCTATGGCGTCGAGATCAGCTTGAGCTTGCTTAAGGCTGACTCCGGGTTTCAGCCTGGCAACGCAGTAGATGCCGCCGTGGCTGCTGCGACGATGCGCGTCCTCCTCACCAGCGTGGAGACCCAGCGGAACAAACACATCGTATTCCTGGTCACGGTAGGTGAAGCCTTGCGGAAGAACGCCGATGATCGTGTAATCCCGATCGTTCATGGTGACCGTTTTTCCGACGATCTGCGGATCCCCGCCGAATCTCCGCTGCCACAAACCGTAGCCGATGATTGCCGTCGGGGCGGATTGGGCCTGGTCATCGGAGGCCACAAAGTCGCGACCAAGCAGTGGCTTCACTCCCAACGTGCCGAAAAATTCGGAGGTTACGTTCCTGCCATGCAAATGCTGCGGCGTGCTTCCACCGCTCAGGATGAAGGCTTCGCCCTGAATCGCCGCCATGCTGTCGAAGACGTGATTCTGATTGTGATAATCCCGAAACTCAGGATAAGAAAATGACATTCCGGGGCGGTGCTTGAACGCTTCCATCAAGTAGACAAGCCGGCCGGAGTCTTTATACGGCAGCGGCCGCAGGACGACGGCGTTGACGATGGTGAACATCGCCGCGTTCGCGCCGATGCCGAGTGCGAGAGCAAGCAGCGCGACAATGGTGAAGCTGGGGCTATTGCGCAGAGAGCGCAGTGCGTAGCGAAGATCCTGGAAGAGAGTGTCCATGTCGTCTCCTATGTGTCATTCCGAGCGGAGCCTCTCCCGCATTTTGGGAGAGGCGGAGAGAGGAATCTCTACTTTCACCAGACACGTAAGGGGTTGCGAGTCCGTAGGGATTCCTCACTTCGTTCGGAATGACAAAAAAAGGCAAAACCTACTCGTACCTCAGCGCCACCATCGGATCCACGTGCGACGCGCGTAGCGCCGGCACGTAGCACGAGGCCATCGTCACCAGGAACAACAGCACCGGCACAATGAAAAATGTTGCCGCGTTCGGATCGCCAAGCCCCACGAATCCTGCAGTCAAGATTCGTGCCACCGCTATGCTGACGAGGCCTCCGATACATATCCCGGCCAGAGATAGCGCGAGTCCCTGGCGCAGCACCATACCGAGCACATCGCTTCGGCGCGCTCCAATGGCCATACGAATGCCGATTTCTCGGGTGCGGCGCGCGACCGAATACGCGATGAGCCCGTATAGACCGATCACGGAGAGCGTCAGACCCACGCCTCCCATTACCGCGACCATCTCCACCACCAAACGTATGTTGGCAATCGCGCGGACCTGATAAAAGTCACGCATCGTGCGCACGTTAAACACCGGCTGGTCGGGGTCGAGGGCGTGTACCATTTCCCGCAACGGCGCGGCTAAAGAAGCCGGGTCGCCGTACGTGTATGTAAATACAGACATCGACTGTCGGGGATTCTGCGCGAACGGCAAATAAACAAACGAGGTTGGCGGCTCGCCGCCCCAGAGATACTTTCCCGTTTTGGCGACTCCAACCACCTGCATCCATTCATTCTTCTTGGTGTTAAGGCGCAACCGCTTTCCGATCGCATCCTGGCCGGGCCAGTACGTCTTGGCAAACTGCTCGTTCACGATCGCCACCAGGGGCGCGCCTTCTTTATCCAGTGCGGTGAATGCGCGTCCTCGAACAATCGGCGTCTGCATGACATCGAAGTAGTTCTCATCAACAACGCTGTCGAAGACGGCGGTCGCCACCTGGCCTTTGGGAAATACGTGCCCTTCAGGGGCAAAGTTGTCCATGTTCACATTCGACGAGAGAGGTACCGAACTGGCGAGAGCGACTCCCCGGACGCCTGGCAGCGCCTGAGCCTTCTCGACAAGGTTGTAATAGAAATCGTGGGTCTGCTGCGGCGTGTAACGACCGAATGAAGTATCGAACCCCATCGTCAAAACGTGGTCGATGCGAAACCCGGGATCCACCACACGTATGTGGCGAAATCCACCCAGGAGCATACCTGCAGCTACGAGGAGAATCATCGACATGGCGATCTGCGCGATGACCAGCGCATTACGACCGGTGAGGCGGCGCAACGTCGGCTGACCCGATTCGGCATTCTTCAGTGCCGGTACCAAATCGGGCTTCGAGCTTTGCCACGCTGGAGCGAGACCAAAGACGATCGCGCTGACAATCGCGCAAAGCAAAGCGAAGAGCAGTACGCGAGTATCCAGCTGTGGAGTGATGCTGATCGGAAGATCCGTCGGTATCTGAAGCGTCTGGAAGACGCGAATGGCGGCGTAAGCAAAGCCGAGGCCTACGATCGCTCCGATAAAAGCCAGCAGCAGACTTTCCGTGAGCAGTTGGCGAACAAGTCTTGCGCGAGTCACGCCCAGAGCCGTGCGGATTGCGATTTCGCGGGTGCGTCCGCGAGCGCGACCGAGCAGGAGGTTCGCGACGTTTGCGCAGGCAATGATCAGGACTACTCCCACTAGTGCCAGCAGGAGCGCGACGAGACGGGCATCTTCCGTGTCCTGCACCACGCGCGCCTGAAGTTCTGTCCGGAGTCTGACGATGCGACCGCGATCAGTCGCGGTATGCAGCGGCTCCAGCCCTTTCCATATGCTCGTGAGCTCCGTCTGCGCCTGTTCGAGACTGACGCCAGGTTTAAGGCGGCCCTTTACGCTGAAGCCGTGATTGCTGCGATCCTCGATTCGATTGTCGGGGCTGGCAGTCAAGCGCTGTGACATCGCCGCCGGAATGTACAGATTGGGACGAACATACTGGTCAACTCCGGTGAAGCTCTCAGGAGCGATCCCGACAACGTTGAAATCGAAACCGTTGATGCGCACTGTGCGCCCGAGAATAGAGGGATCGGCGCCGAACTCGGTGCGCCAGAAGTCATATGCAAGCACCGCGACCGGATGCTGTCCGGAAACAGCGCCTTCCTCCGGCAGAAAACCACGGCCCAGCGTCGGCTGAACTCCGAGTACCTGGAAAAAGTTGTCGCTCACCAGCAGCGCGCCACGTAGATGAGCATCGTCCCTGGTTGATTTGGCTACGCTGACGCCGGTGAAATCGAATGCCGCCATGCCGTCGAAAGAACGAGCCTTGTCGCGAAAGTCGCGATAGTCGGGATACGAAACTCCGCCCATCGTCTCCGCATCAAGATCGGTGCTGATGGTAAGCACCGAGCCTGGCTGATAGACCGGCAACGGACGCAAAAGCAGCGCGTCGGCCAAACTGAAGATCGCGCTATTCGCGCCAATACCGAGCGCGATAGATAGCACCGCGATAACAGTGAAACCCGGCGTCTTCAGCAGCGTGCGGAAGCTGTAGGCGATGTCTTGGAGGAATTGATCC
It encodes the following:
- a CDS encoding ABC transporter permease encodes the protein METLFQDIRYGFRMLAKSPAFTAVAVITLALGIGANTAIFTFVNALLLKSLPVKSPEQLVIVGDPALVNDRQNGTPETNYFSYPLYRELRDHNDVFSGLLAAGTQHHIEVDSSSVGGASDEVIAGRLVSGNYFSVLGVDAGAGRLFTTGDDTAENANPVVVLAYGYWQRKFALSPAIIGKEIRLNGYPFTVVGVTQPGFRSDVVGDQIEAFIPITMQQEIIRGTKLLKNPNASWLSVIGRLKPGITVEHAKANLTVVLQQALKGSYGASITEQDRKDIAQEGIKVAAGGAGLSEFRGDYETPLLLLMGIVGLVLLIACVNVANLLLARATARSKEIAVRLALGASRGRLLRQLLTESILLALCGGACGATLAIWGVRLLVKVFGSGDAASLPMSPDIRVLAFTCAACILTGILFGLVPSLRSLKVQVSPTLKDSSAASQEPRSRLGWGKGLVAGQVALSLLVLFAASLLVRSLQKLLTQDLGYDSGHIVVASVSPSAVGYEGERLRQLATQLADRLATIPSVRGVSYSRNGILGGGETNNQLTVPGFTSNERQGRDANEDEVGTDYFAVIGVPILLGRAIGPQDTLTSTRVAVINQAMMKHFFHGENPLGRQFEIDDPKEKGKPFTVIGVSKNTKDHGYFLREAVPPRFYFAFQQDATPLRLIYELSTQGDPNAVLASVRKMIKETAPDLPLTSLHTVRQNLEQNLDSQIVLARLSTFFGGLALLLACVGLYGIMSYTVAGRTREIGVRIALGAARNDVLELVLREGMWLVALGLAIGIPISLASGRLLHSFLFEMRSTDPISLLVVIGLLSLVAAAAAFVPARRATKVDPVVALRYE
- a CDS encoding ABC transporter permease; its protein translation is MDTLFQDLRYALRSLRNSPSFTIVALLALALGIGANAAMFTIVNAVVLRPLPYKDSGRLVYLMEAFKHRPGMSFSYPEFRDYHNQNHVFDSMAAIQGEAFILSGGSTPQHLHGRNVTSEFFGTLGVKPLLGRDFVASDDQAQSAPTAIIGYGLWQRRFGGDPQIVGKTVTMNDRDYTIIGVLPQGFTYRDQEYDVFVPLGLHAGEEDAHRRSSHGGIYCVARLKPGVSLKQAQADLDAIAAALEQQYPQSNKNVSVAAQLLQDRVVGGARPVLLMLFGAVGFVLLIACANIANLLLTRASLRERELAIRSALGAARSRIIRQLLTESVLLALIGGVGGIALAIAGVKFVVASAPDALPRVQEIHVDAAVLLFTLTISVVTGVLFGVLPALQASARRFAGSLKEGITSSAGMRKQRLRSALVISEIALSLAVLVGAGLLIRSFVRVLHVDPGFDSRQVLTAEIALPEKKYSTPEQTEVFFDEVLRNLRTQPGVKTASAIWPMPLSGNEWDTDFLLEGKPVPSAGEIPSTRIYHASPGYFTAMEIPILEGRQFLESDNDSTLPVALVSREFARRNFGGIDPIGRKFRIGGPPELMSADLKKSPWLTIVGVVGDVKHDNLEAATPMEIYVPFAQHTGRHALNYRMLMLRSAGSDPLSLTSIVRSVVMHVDPDQPIAGTETMDQIVSDSLGSRRISMSLLMTFAGLALILAVIGIYGVMSYSVTQRTQEIGIRIALGADREQVMLMIAKQAFRLIAVGLAVGIVLAVGLSFGLSRVLADQLFGIKATDPVTFMAVAATLAFVALLASGVPARRATRINPVQALRHE
- a CDS encoding ABC transporter permease, with the protein product MDQFLQDIAYSFRTLLKTPGFTVIAVLSIALGIGANSAIFSLADALLLRPLPVYQPGSVLTISTDLDAETMGGVSYPDYRDFRDKARSFDGMAAFDFTGVSVAKSTRDDAHLRGALLVSDNFFQVLGVQPTLGRGFLPEEGAVSGQHPVAVLAYDFWRTEFGADPSILGRTVRINGFDFNVVGIAPESFTGVDQYVRPNLYIPAAMSQRLTASPDNRIEDRSNHGFSVKGRLKPGVSLEQAQTELTSIWKGLEPLHTATDRGRIVRLRTELQARVVQDTEDARLVALLLALVGVVLIIACANVANLLLGRARGRTREIAIRTALGVTRARLVRQLLTESLLLAFIGAIVGLGFAYAAIRVFQTLQIPTDLPISITPQLDTRVLLFALLCAIVSAIVFGLAPAWQSSKPDLVPALKNAESGQPTLRRLTGRNALVIAQIAMSMILLVAAGMLLGGFRHIRVVDPGFRIDHVLTMGFDTSFGRYTPQQTHDFYYNLVEKAQALPGVRGVALASSVPLSSNVNMDNFAPEGHVFPKGQVATAVFDSVVDENYFDVMQTPIVRGRAFTALDKEGAPLVAIVNEQFAKTYWPGQDAIGKRLRLNTKKNEWMQVVGVAKTGKYLWGGEPPTSFVYLPFAQNPRQSMSVFTYTYGDPASLAAPLREMVHALDPDQPVFNVRTMRDFYQVRAIANIRLVVEMVAVMGGVGLTLSVIGLYGLIAYSVARRTREIGIRMAIGARRSDVLGMVLRQGLALSLAGICIGGLVSIAVARILTAGFVGLGDPNAATFFIVPVLLFLVTMASCYVPALRASHVDPMVALRYE